In the Hordeum vulgare subsp. vulgare chromosome 7H, MorexV3_pseudomolecules_assembly, whole genome shotgun sequence genome, one interval contains:
- the LOC123411432 gene encoding uncharacterized protein LOC123411432 isoform X2 — MVDSLNISQSGEPTFIFTRGMRIDDVGYSRCFTNKLVIQQHVSSPFGAGLEQNNMFKTPDTTSRQYNPSLVSNPMVHATSRKGPSDFARHLHERYPELVSDPIAIFLREHNARVIRNMFELQQKYHEEITAFADKIMLKLSQRNKCDTNNIFDVGQPTTNNNSRPAGCSHAPPATMYGGNPQLISKSASGDDGCSATRSTSQSSVSGKRQLAHVTTAGSMDTAGSASSGTHNSGKTCKRHPSFS, encoded by the exons ATGGTAGATTCACTAAACATCAGCCAGAGTGGCGAGCCAACATTCATATTCACCAGG GGGATGCGGATTGACGACGTCGGGTACTCAAGGTGCTTCACAAACAAGCTTGTAATTCAGCAGCATGTATCCTCACCATTCGGGGCAGGCCTTGAGCAGAACAATATGTTCAAGACACCAGACACCACCTCACGACAGTACAACCCAAGCTTGGTTTCTAATCCAATGGTTCATGCTACAAGTCGGAAAGGGCCTTCAGATTTTGCCCGCCACCTCCATGAACGCTACCCTGAACTA GTGTCAGACCCAATAGCAATTTTCTTAAGGGAGCACAACGCAAGGGTAATCAGGAACATGTTCGAGCTACAGCAGAAATACCATGAGGAAATCACAGCCTTTGCTGACAAAATAATGCTCAAATTATCACAACGGAACAAGTGTGACACCAATAACATCTTCGATGTAGGCCAGCCTACCACGAACAACAATAGCAGACCTGCTG GTTGTTCACATGCGCCGCCCGCAACAATGTATGGCGGCAACCCACAGCTGATTTCCAAATCTGCATCCGGCGATGACG GATGCTCTGCAACCCGGTCCACCAGTCAGAGTTCAGTTTCTGGTAAGCGTCAGTTAGCACACGTAACGACAGCAGGCAGCATGGACACTGCTGGATCTGCGTCATCTGGCACCCACAATTCTGGTAAGACGTGCAAGCGCCATCCATCATTTTCTTAG
- the LOC123411432 gene encoding uncharacterized protein LOC123411432 isoform X1 produces the protein MVDSLNISQSGEPTFIFTRGMRIDDVGYSRCFTNKLVIQQHVSSPFGAGLEQNNMFKTPDTTSRQYNPSLVSNPMVHATSRKGPSDFARHLHERYPELVSDPIAIFLREHNARVIRNMFELQQKYHEEITAFADKIMLKLSQRNKCDTNNIFDVGQPTTNNNSRPAGCSHAPPATMYGGNPQLISKSASGDDGCSATRSTSQSSVSGKRQLAHVTTAGSMDTAGSASSGTHNSGWHRKKTRINQPDFEDDTETSLGIEQSTSEIMPIPKNQKKEILNELAATTQFAIDVIEQLTLLYADKLPVGCEGAIIFGQCLTERIEKILLGGSNMARDP, from the exons ATGGTAGATTCACTAAACATCAGCCAGAGTGGCGAGCCAACATTCATATTCACCAGG GGGATGCGGATTGACGACGTCGGGTACTCAAGGTGCTTCACAAACAAGCTTGTAATTCAGCAGCATGTATCCTCACCATTCGGGGCAGGCCTTGAGCAGAACAATATGTTCAAGACACCAGACACCACCTCACGACAGTACAACCCAAGCTTGGTTTCTAATCCAATGGTTCATGCTACAAGTCGGAAAGGGCCTTCAGATTTTGCCCGCCACCTCCATGAACGCTACCCTGAACTA GTGTCAGACCCAATAGCAATTTTCTTAAGGGAGCACAACGCAAGGGTAATCAGGAACATGTTCGAGCTACAGCAGAAATACCATGAGGAAATCACAGCCTTTGCTGACAAAATAATGCTCAAATTATCACAACGGAACAAGTGTGACACCAATAACATCTTCGATGTAGGCCAGCCTACCACGAACAACAATAGCAGACCTGCTG GTTGTTCACATGCGCCGCCCGCAACAATGTATGGCGGCAACCCACAGCTGATTTCCAAATCTGCATCCGGCGATGACG GATGCTCTGCAACCCGGTCCACCAGTCAGAGTTCAGTTTCTGGTAAGCGTCAGTTAGCACACGTAACGACAGCAGGCAGCATGGACACTGCTGGATCTGCGTCATCTGGCACCCACAATTCTG GATGGCATCGGAAAAAAACACGCATTAACCAGCCAGATTTCGAAGATGACACGGAGACAAGCCTAGGCATTGAACAAAGTACATCCGAAATAATGCCAATACCCAAGAACCAGAAGAAGGAGATACTCAACGAGCTAGCTGCTACCACACAGTTTGCAATCGATGTCATTGAACAATTGACGTTGTTATATGCGGACAAGCTCCCAGTTGGGTGTGAGGGTGCAATAATATTTGGGCAGTGCCTCACCGAACGCATCGAAAAAATATTGCTCGGTGGATCGAACATGGCACGGGACCCCTAG
- the LOC123408491 gene encoding uncharacterized protein LOC123408491, with protein sequence MGGVVDAAREKKLLAAYTLYAGAVFLVPQTATPGVPDELLPVVEDPERISEFDVCRLVVDVLRKGAVAARDMLPLEPNKMILPGCLLVPLIPFMDAKEYGVDALDSLPSPRIADYGKLAMQNMLRKHFHPKIFNNSSINIKFGGFVDSDVGATTTIAVKHGSHVEHRTIAPSTDGSPMVPLAAAKNTVEPPLVAGATANAGDDDTATGAGGEDNQVGSESIQVKITRAAVAALAINLERTKLGDKKDLECWQESMRIIELERDRKDKTCYLSSLLGRDALAALARRTASAIQKTSIDRVNIGPAVDSSVSRIVEPSGAAQTGGLGDTSASVEAAIPLATLFSLSASVDDSDTTSSEETSSVVGDSSSDSDEQTDDFLGDGVHYEISSDDEPIAQIRRHSINTPRQNVSIPQRVFDNSAPHDNGVAPVVLARVVPPHLAPFVIDNGPFGLSQFQLGVSHAPTPIHWISFSENAVQCRNDELYMDWFINAMPWDLVISGKRMVDSFREDGEMTYYTVDAGVRMFNEKEMVMMQGTGYRMWRCMVLANFAVQFLSTPGDYDLETAVKMFLPSRMGFSPATCRMIMAPVLLDDSRAWCLYAFDMHAKILNILDPVHTLQYQEVMAGLHAANADLFLAELGEVGLALVEGFTINRDEWDIEYNIGINNPCSVNESVVYLFHYARNFTGANLAEQIDEDGLVVLQKKLFYDIMAMDDNAGETRGLMER encoded by the exons ATGGGCGGTGTGGTGGATGCAGCTAGGGAGAAGAAGTTACTCGCAGCTTATACACTGTATGCCGGCGCTGTTTTCCTGGTGCCACAAACGGCGACGCCGGGTGTGCCGGATGAGCTTCTCCCTGTCGTCGAGGATCCTGAGCGTATATCAGAGTTTGACGTCTGTAGGCTGGTGGTTGATGTGCTGCGTAAAGGCGCGGTAGCCGCCAGGGATATGCTGCCGCTCGAGCCAAACAAGATGATACTACCGGGATGCCTACTAGTACCTCTG ATACCTTTTATGGACGCCAAAGAATATGGAGTTGATGCCTTGGATTCCTTGCCGTCACCTCGGATTGCTGATTACGGCAAGTTGGCGATGCAAAATATGTTGAGGAAACACTTCCACCCCAAGATTTTCAACAACAGCTCCATCAACATAAAGTTTGGGGGT TTTGTCGATAGTGATGTAGGTGCTACAACCACCATTGCAGTCAAGCATGGAAGCCACGTAGAGCACAGAACAATTGCTCCTAGCACAGATGGGTCTCCTATGGTTCCTCTGGCTGCAGCTAAGAACACTGTTGAGCCGCCTCTTGTTGCTGGGGCTACTGCTAATGCAGGGGATGATgataccgctacaggagcgggtGGTGAAGACAACCAAGTGGGGTCCGAGAGCATTCAGGTTAAG ATAACCAGGGCTGCAGTTGCAGCTTTGGCCATCAATCTTGAGAGGACTAAGCTGGGAGACAAAAAGGATCTGGAGTGCTGGCAAGAATCTATGAGGATCATAGAGTTGGAGAGAGATAGGAAAGACAAG ACGTGCTATCTGTCTTCGTTGTTAGGTCGCGATGCCTTGGCTGCGCTAGCTAGGAGGACGGCGTCTGCAATTCAGAAGACATCCATCGACCGTGTAAACATTGGACCGG CTGTGGATTCTTCTGTTTCTCGGATAGTTGAACCTAGTGGTGCAGCGCAGACTGGAGGTTTAGGAGACACAAGTGCTTCCGTGGAGGCGGCAATACCGCTTGCCACTTTGTTTTCATTGTCTGCttctgttgatgatagtgatacaACATCTTCTG AGGAAACAAGCTCGGTCGTTGGTGATAGTTCAAGCGATAGTGATGAACAAACTGATgacttcttgggtgatggtgtgCACTATGAAATCTCTTCTGATGATGAGCCAATAGCACAGATAAGGCGCCATAGCATTAACACTCCTCGACAGAATGTTTCAATTCCTCAACGAGTGTTTGACAATTCAGCTCCGCACGATAATGGTGTTG CACCTGTTGTTTTGGCACGTGTTGTTCCACCACATCTTGCTCCATTTGTCATTGACAATGGACCATTTGGATTGTCCCAATTCCAGCTTGGAGTTTCACATGCCCCAACACCAATTCATTGGATATCTTTCTCTGAAAATGCAGTGCAATGTCGGAACGACGAGCTTTACAT GGATTGGTTTATCAATGCCATGCCTTGGGATCTCGTCATCAGCGGCAAGAGGATGGTGGATAGTTTCCGTGAGGATGGTGAGATGACTTACTACACTGTCGATGCTGGAGTTCGCATGTTCAATGAGAAGGAGATGGTCATGATGCAAGGCACTGGATACCGCATGTGGCGTTGCATGGTTCTTGCTAACTTTGCG GTTCAGTTCCTCTCGACGCCTGGAGATTATGATCTGGAAACTGCTGTGAAAATGTTCTTGCCTAGTAGGATGGGGTTCTCACCGGCAACGTGCCGCATG ATCATGGCGCCTGTGTTACTTGATGACTCGAGAGCTTGGTGCCTCTATGCCTTCGACATGCATGCCAAGATACTGAACATACTGGACCCAGTCCATACTCTTCAATATCAGGAAGTGATGGCTGGCCTGCATGCTGCTAACGCAGATCTATTCCTTGCTGAATTAGGGGAGGTTGGCCTTGCCCTGGTTGAAGGGTTTACTATTAACAGGGATGAGTGGGACATTGAATACAACATCGGCATAAACAACCCTTGCTCTGT CAATGAATCTGTTGTGTACTTGTTCCATTATGCAAGGAACTTCACTGGAGCCAACCTAGCTGAACAGATTGATGAG GATGGGCTGGTCGTCCTCCAGAAGAAGTTGTTCTATGACATCATGGCGATGGACGACAATGCGGGGGAGACGCGAGGTCTCATGGAGCGGTGA